TGATCTGGGAGATGGCGTTGACACCGGGGAAGTAGATCGCCACCGCGGTCTGGGAGCGCACCCGCAGGCGGCGGTAGTGCTCGGACTCGGCGGTGAACTCGGCCAGGGCGCCGGCGGTGCGGTGGTGCATCTGGGCGGTGCGCAGCCCGTTGACGTTCTCCTGGAAGGCGGCGTTGACCGCGCTGACCTGCTCACGGGCGGCCGTGTACAGGCGGGAGGAGATCCGGCGGAACACGATGGTCACCGCCACGATGACGGGGATGGCGGCCACCGCGACCAGGGAGAGGCCGGGGTCCGTCCAGGCGAGCATGCCGAGAATACCCACCAGGGTGCCCACCGACACGATGGCCTGGGCCAGGCCGGTCTGCAGGAAGGAGCTGAGGGTGTCGATGTCGGTGGTCATCCGGGTCATGATCCGCCCCGACAGGTTCGTCTCGTAGAAGTTCATGCTCAGCCGCTGCAGGTGGGCGTAGCTGCGCAGCCGCAGGCCGTAGAGCAGGCGTTCGCCGGTCCGCGAGGTGAACACCACGAGCAGGGTGGCGGCGATCCAGCTCACGGCGACGACGCCCAGGCCCAGCCCGGCGATCTCCGCGAGGGTGCGCAGGGAGCCGGTGCCGACGCCGTCGTCGACCGCCCAGCGCATGAGGGTGGGGAAGGCGAGGGTGGTGAGCACCCCGATGACCAGCAGGGCGATCACCCCCAGGATGAGGAGACGCACGGCCCGGAAGAGGTCGGCGACGCGGAACTCGGCCCGGTCGGAGCGCAGGTGGTCCGGGTCCAGGCCGGGTTGTTCGGTGGCCGGTGGGAGCTTGTCCACCCGCTCGAGCAGTTCCGGGATGGCGGTGATGTTCGACATGCCGTGTCGGCCGCCCCCGCCGCCGCCCCGGCCGCCGATCTGGCCGGAGACGTCGGCGATGTGCTCGGTGGGCCGGTCCGGCAGGTCGGCGGGCCACAGCTGCTCCGCAGCCGGCTCCGGGCCGACCTCGCGGTCGGGCAGGGACGGTGAGGGGTCCATGAGGCGGAGGTAGCGGGGGTCGTCGGCAAGCGAGTCGACGGTGCCGGTGACGGTGACGTGCCCGCCGTCGACGATGGCCACGTGCTCGGCGAGGTCGAGGGTGGACTGGCGGTGGGCGACGGAGATGACGGTGACGTCCGCGAGCTCGGCGCGCAGGCCGGCGATGATGCGGGCCTCGGTGGCGGCGTCGATGGCGGAGGTGGCGTCGTCGAGGATGAGGACGCGGGGGCGGGCGAGCAGGGCGCGGGCCAGGGCGATGCGCTGGCGCTGGCCGCCGGAGAGGGTGAGGCCACGTTCGCCGACGACGGTGTCCAGGCCGTCGTCGAGGCGGTCGATGAACTCGGTGGCCTGGGCCAGGTCGGCGGCGTGGCGGACCTCGGCGTCGGAGGCGCCGGACCCCATGGCGATGTTGTCGCGGATGGTGGAGGAGTAGAGGAACGCCTCGTCGAAGACGCAGGTGACGGCGCGGCGGATGTCGGCCAGGCGGAGCCGGTCGTAGGGGACGGGGGCGCCGGCGGCGTCGACGAGCGAGATCCGGCCGTCATCGGGTTCGTAGAACCCGCCCATGAGCTGGACGGCCATGGATTTGCCCGAGCCGGGCGGGCCGATGAGCGCGATCGAGCTGCCGGGACGTACGTCGAGGGTGAGGTCGTCGAGGACGCGGTGGCCGCCGGTGTCGAAGGTGACCCGGTCCAGTCGCAGGCCGATCGGGCCGGCGGGCAGGGTGGCCGGGTCGGCGGGGTCGGTGCGTCCCGGGGTGAGGTCGAGGATGTCGGCGATGCGGTCGAGGGAGGCCAGGCCCATCTGCAGGGTGATGATCATCCCGGAGAGCATGCCCACGATCGCCGTCATGGAGGTGAGGTAGACGGAGAAGGCGAAGAAGGTGCCCACGGTGATGTCGCCGCGCAGGACGAGCCAGCCGCCGACGAGGATGTTGATCACCAGGGCGATCTGGGGGAGGTTCTGCAGCATGGGCTGGAACCGGGCCATGAGTTTCGCGGCCCGCATCTTCGCCGCGTAGAGGGTGCGGCCGAGCTGGTCGAGGCGGTCGACCTCGCGTTCCTCCTGGGCGAAGGCCTTGACCACGCGGACCCCGGAGACGGTCTGTTCGACGTGCGTGGCCAGGTCCGCGGCCGACTGCTGGGAGACCCAGGAGGCGGCGTACATGGAGCGCCGGGAGAACACCGCCGCGGCGACGGTGACGGGCAGGAACGCCAGGGCGATGACGGTGAGCAGGGGAGAGACCGACAGCATGACGCCGCCGGTGATGAGCAGCTGGACGATGAGGCCGAGC
Above is a window of Corynebacterium suedekumii DNA encoding:
- a CDS encoding ABC transporter ATP-binding protein, with protein sequence MRSNSGTRELLSALRARRGITAVTLLATIGAVLFEVAIPLLTGSAVDVATGAVDSTPATRLLSGYSPITAIIIVLVVVALARYLCQFLRRYTAGRLSIDTQHTLRVRILDTLQRLDGPGQDQIVTGQVVSRSISDLNATQGLVAMGPMALGLIVQLLITGGVMLSVSPLLTVIALAFLPVTVAAAVFSRRSMYAASWVSQQSAADLATHVEQTVSGVRVVKAFAQEEREVDRLDQLGRTLYAAKMRAAKLMARFQPMLQNLPQIALVINILVGGWLVLRGDITVGTFFAFSVYLTSMTAIVGMLSGMIITLQMGLASLDRIADILDLTPGRTDPADPATLPAGPIGLRLDRVTFDTGGHRVLDDLTLDVRPGSSIALIGPPGSGKSMAVQLMGGFYEPDDGRISLVDAAGAPVPYDRLRLADIRRAVTCVFDEAFLYSSTIRDNIAMGSGASDAEVRHAADLAQATEFIDRLDDGLDTVVGERGLTLSGGQRQRIALARALLARPRVLILDDATSAIDAATEARIIAGLRAELADVTVISVAHRQSTLDLAEHVAIVDGGHVTVTGTVDSLADDPRYLRLMDPSPSLPDREVGPEPAAEQLWPADLPDRPTEHIADVSGQIGGRGGGGGGRHGMSNITAIPELLERVDKLPPATEQPGLDPDHLRSDRAEFRVADLFRAVRLLILGVIALLVIGVLTTLAFPTLMRWAVDDGVGTGSLRTLAEIAGLGLGVVAVSWIAATLLVVFTSRTGERLLYGLRLRSYAHLQRLSMNFYETNLSGRIMTRMTTDIDTLSSFLQTGLAQAIVSVGTLVGILGMLAWTDPGLSLVAVAAIPVIVAVTIVFRRISSRLYTAAREQVSAVNAAFQENVNGLRTAQMHHRTAGALAEFTAESEHYRRLRVRSQTAVAIYFPGVNAISQITTALVLGVGASRVAGGDLTAGVLVAFVMYLAQLYGPIQQLGQIFDSWQQATVGFRRITDLLAQRPAVADTGTRPGADAAARGRLALEDVSFAYAEDAAVVAENLSLEIAPGSTVALVGPTGAGKSTVVKLLARFYDPVAGAVTAEGTDIREFPLAQWRHAIAQVPQEAHLFMGTIAENIAYGAPGASRSEIEDAVRRIGALDIIAAIPGGFRHTVGERGRGLSSGQRQIIALARAELSRPDVMLLDEATATLDPATEAAVLDASDRITRGRTSVIVAHRLATAARADRIVVIDRGRIIEDGSHSDLLSQEGVYADMWRAHR